One region of Bdellovibrio bacteriovorus genomic DNA includes:
- a CDS encoding DOPA 4,5-dioxygenase family protein: MERTYKVNSQLLPEGFPREFDAHIYFSNESLQFAAQLREMAIKEFAGRQVFVGQMIPEAIGPHPVPMFEINFPLSLFTDVVLWLMKARGDLSVLVHELTGDDLYDHTQAALWLGKEVPLLYERFK, from the coding sequence ATGGAAAGAACTTACAAAGTAAATTCTCAGTTGTTGCCTGAAGGTTTTCCGCGTGAATTCGATGCGCATATTTATTTTTCGAATGAGTCTTTGCAGTTTGCGGCTCAGTTGCGTGAAATGGCGATAAAAGAATTTGCGGGACGTCAGGTCTTTGTTGGGCAGATGATTCCTGAAGCTATCGGTCCCCATCCTGTTCCAATGTTTGAAATCAATTTTCCGTTGTCGCTTTTTACAGACGTCGTGCTTTGGTTGATGAAAGCGCGCGGGGACCTTTCGGTTCTCGTTCACGAACTGACAGGCGATGATCTTTACGATCACACTCAAGCAGCGCTTTGGTTGGGTAAAGAAGTGCCGCTTCTTTACGAACGCTTTAAATAA